Proteins encoded within one genomic window of Bacillus thuringiensis:
- a CDS encoding ABC transporter permease, whose protein sequence is MKKVWALCWLELKQILIKPRSYILMFGMPIIFTLIFGGLLGGSGNAKVNVSLVDEDGSVLSSKYYEDIKKSDLIAIEKVTYKEGKRKVENKKSSGIVIIPKDFQKGMLDRKIENIQFQASTDFTGGTSVEQVLVSALKKMEIEISAARDFEKKSNTSWETMYKEIYTKVEPVSIQTDSISHDDQKLNNVTGRAAGFSILFVMIVMLSATGTILKARQLGVWSRLLEAPVSKVQILAGYILSFFLIGWIQFGVLMILTHSLFDVQWGNLLGVIALTSALLLAVIGLALLLASIVKTTEQQSALGNIVVISTCMIGGLYWPIEIEPAWMQTVANFVPQTWAMHGFTELIVRGGTLADIGSYIGILILFAGVFFVIGLTRIRYD, encoded by the coding sequence ATGAAGAAGGTTTGGGCACTTTGTTGGCTAGAGTTAAAACAAATTTTAATAAAACCACGAAGTTATATACTCATGTTTGGAATGCCTATTATTTTTACACTCATTTTCGGCGGACTTTTAGGTGGAAGTGGGAATGCGAAAGTAAATGTTAGCTTAGTAGATGAAGATGGTTCTGTATTATCTAGCAAGTATTACGAGGATATAAAGAAAAGTGACTTAATTGCTATAGAGAAGGTAACGTATAAGGAAGGAAAGCGGAAGGTTGAAAATAAGAAATCATCGGGTATAGTTATCATTCCGAAAGACTTTCAAAAGGGTATGCTAGATAGAAAAATAGAAAATATTCAGTTTCAAGCTAGTACAGATTTTACTGGTGGAACTTCTGTAGAGCAAGTATTGGTAAGCGCATTAAAAAAGATGGAGATAGAAATAAGTGCAGCAAGAGATTTTGAGAAGAAAAGTAACACTTCGTGGGAAACAATGTATAAAGAAATTTATACCAAAGTAGAACCTGTTTCAATTCAAACAGATTCAATTTCACATGATGACCAAAAGTTAAATAACGTTACAGGACGAGCGGCAGGATTTTCAATTCTATTCGTTATGATTGTTATGTTAAGTGCGACGGGAACTATTTTGAAAGCTAGACAACTTGGTGTTTGGTCTCGTTTATTAGAAGCGCCAGTTTCAAAAGTTCAAATACTAGCAGGTTATATCTTGTCCTTCTTTTTAATAGGGTGGATTCAATTCGGTGTTTTAATGATATTAACGCATTCATTATTTGATGTGCAGTGGGGAAATCTATTAGGAGTTATTGCACTTACTTCGGCATTATTATTAGCTGTCATTGGTTTAGCCTTACTATTAGCAAGCATCGTAAAAACAACAGAACAACAGTCTGCATTAGGTAATATCGTTGTGATTTCAACATGCATGATTGGTGGCCTTTATTGGCCGATTGAAATTGAACCAGCATGGATGCAAACGGTAGCAAACTTTGTTCCGCAAACTTGGGCGATGCACGGCTTTACGGAGTTAATTGTAAGAGGGGGTACATTAGCAGATATAGGAAGCTATATTGGTATACTCATTTTATTTGCAGGAGTATTTTTCGTGATTGGTTTAACAAGAATACGTTACGATTGA
- a CDS encoding ABC transporter substrate-binding protein, protein MKNAFKGAIATFLSMSVLLAGCGQEEASTNEAGNVPKIKDEFIKASDKAKSPIKAKERKDTFVVGMPSPGGIFLPHFMENGWDGNITQAIFAPLVGLDKEGKRIPILAKKWDISEDQLTYTFHLKDDLKFSDGSSLTADDVAFTLTLLHDPTYSGATDISQTAIKGGQAYREGKATSIEGIQVIDPKTITITTEKVNAQTLSLIGGEVISKAYYGKEYKQGHLEYLKELYGKPVGAGAYKLDKYIPGQEVRFVANENYFEGKPKIEHFIYKITKGDTKLQQFQAGEVDYDGFTTNVETVEQLKDLGFANINVYTGSSYGYIKMNYKKPYFKDKRVRQAFIYGLERQKVIDTYFQGYASLVNVPITPVSWAYTEEGINKYEYNLEKAKKLLDEAGWKPGSDGIREKDGQKLKVSYFASSASKINDVMIPVMKEDYKKLGVEFNPEYMDFNTMISKVIKGDYDLAMVSTPMIDDPSGTIEEFVSTSKRNYDGYHNPKVDELAKQALETLDIEKRKEIYKKLYQELSENPPVIFLNNSKVVSAHHARIQGLQEDNYNGILLSLPKLKIEQ, encoded by the coding sequence ATGAAAAATGCTTTTAAAGGAGCAATTGCTACATTTCTTAGTATGTCAGTATTACTAGCTGGATGTGGTCAAGAGGAAGCAAGTACAAATGAAGCTGGGAACGTACCAAAAATAAAAGATGAATTTATTAAGGCAAGTGACAAAGCAAAAAGCCCTATAAAAGCAAAAGAAAGAAAAGATACTTTTGTAGTTGGCATGCCAAGTCCTGGGGGGATATTTCTTCCGCATTTTATGGAGAATGGATGGGATGGTAATATAACGCAAGCTATCTTCGCTCCTCTTGTCGGACTGGATAAGGAAGGAAAGCGAATTCCAATATTAGCGAAGAAGTGGGATATTTCGGAGGATCAGCTTACATATACATTCCATTTGAAAGATGATTTAAAGTTTAGTGATGGTTCGTCGTTAACTGCAGATGATGTAGCATTTACATTAACGTTATTACATGATCCAACTTATAGTGGTGCGACTGATATAAGCCAAACAGCAATAAAAGGTGGGCAAGCTTATAGAGAAGGAAAGGCAACCTCTATTGAGGGAATTCAAGTCATTGATCCGAAAACAATTACGATTACCACTGAAAAGGTAAATGCTCAAACACTATCATTAATCGGCGGAGAAGTTATATCTAAAGCTTATTACGGGAAAGAGTATAAACAAGGACACTTGGAGTATTTAAAAGAGTTGTATGGCAAGCCGGTAGGGGCAGGAGCTTATAAATTGGATAAATATATTCCGGGTCAAGAGGTTCGATTTGTAGCAAATGAAAATTATTTTGAAGGAAAACCAAAGATTGAGCACTTTATTTATAAAATTACAAAAGGTGATACGAAGCTACAACAATTTCAAGCAGGAGAAGTAGATTATGATGGTTTTACAACAAACGTGGAGACGGTTGAACAATTAAAAGATTTAGGTTTTGCTAATATTAATGTGTATACAGGAAGTTCTTACGGCTACATTAAAATGAATTATAAGAAACCATACTTTAAAGATAAGCGTGTCCGCCAAGCATTTATTTACGGATTAGAGCGTCAAAAGGTTATTGATACGTATTTCCAAGGTTATGCTTCACTCGTTAATGTACCGATTACGCCAGTTTCTTGGGCGTATACAGAAGAAGGTATTAATAAATATGAGTATAACTTAGAGAAAGCAAAGAAATTATTGGATGAGGCTGGATGGAAACCAGGTTCAGATGGAATCCGCGAAAAAGATGGCCAAAAATTGAAGGTAAGTTATTTTGCTTCTTCTGCAAGTAAAATAAATGATGTAATGATACCGGTGATGAAAGAGGATTATAAAAAGCTTGGTGTAGAGTTTAACCCAGAATATATGGACTTTAATACGATGATTTCCAAAGTGATAAAAGGTGATTATGATTTAGCAATGGTATCTACGCCAATGATTGATGATCCGAGTGGAACAATTGAGGAGTTTGTTTCGACAAGTAAACGAAACTATGATGGATACCATAATCCGAAAGTAGATGAATTAGCGAAGCAGGCACTAGAAACATTAGATATTGAAAAACGAAAAGAAATTTATAAAAAGTTGTACCAGGAGTTGAGTGAAAATCCGCCTGTAATCTTCTTAAATAATAGTAAAGTTGTGTCTGCACATCATGCACGCATTCAAGGATTACAAGAAGATAACTATAACGGTATTTTGTTAAGTTTACCTAAATTAAAGATAGAACAATAA
- a CDS encoding ABC transporter substrate-binding protein produces the protein MEKKTKKWAGVFSVLLSSSLVLSACGGQEDTASTEPVKKQDLKDAKIESIPATDKKKSPEKANQRKDTFITAISKPGGVFLPYFQENGWDGNVTSVIFASLVTTDKQSKPVPDLAEKWDISADQLTYTFHLRKNLKFSDGSPLTADDVAFTLTLLHDKAYEGGLDIAQYAVKGGKEYKEGKATSIEGIQVVDPQTIKITTEKVNSQALTNLGGPVLSKAYYGKDYKQNTSLDYLKALYGQPIAAGPYKFEKYVPGQEVRFVANEHYYAGKPKIKNFIYKITSGDTGFQLFQTGELDYSGFRANPENIDQLKGLEFANINLESSSDIAYIYVNNKKSYLKDKKVRQALTYGLDRKKYVDTALQGYGSVANVPIAPVSWAYTEEGINKYPHDVEKAKKLLDEAGWKVGSDGVREKDGQKLKLTYYASNTGKTNDIFIPIAKESYKEIGVELNPELMDFNTMLSKVGKGDYDLAAVSTPGISDPSEVVSEYLSTNPKSDTGYNNPKVDDLIVKGIGTTDIEKRKAIYKELYKELSDDPPVILLNYRKLLYAHNARIKGIDPEKYDGISSNLPVLSIEQ, from the coding sequence ATGGAGAAAAAGACAAAAAAATGGGCTGGTGTATTTTCCGTATTACTGAGTAGTTCGCTTGTGTTATCTGCTTGTGGGGGACAGGAAGATACGGCTTCTACAGAACCGGTAAAAAAGCAGGATTTAAAAGACGCTAAGATTGAATCAATTCCAGCTACAGATAAAAAGAAAAGTCCAGAGAAAGCAAATCAACGAAAAGATACTTTTATTACAGCCATTTCTAAGCCAGGGGGAGTTTTCCTTCCATATTTCCAAGAGAATGGTTGGGATGGAAATGTAACGTCTGTTATTTTTGCGTCATTAGTAACAACAGACAAACAAAGTAAACCTGTTCCGGATCTTGCAGAAAAATGGGATATTTCTGCTGACCAATTAACATATACATTCCACTTACGTAAAAATTTAAAATTTAGTGATGGGTCGCCTTTAACGGCGGATGACGTAGCATTTACATTAACACTACTTCATGATAAAGCGTATGAAGGTGGATTGGATATTGCTCAGTATGCTGTTAAAGGTGGGAAAGAATATAAAGAAGGAAAAGCAACTTCTATTGAAGGAATTCAAGTTGTTGATCCACAGACAATTAAAATTACAACTGAAAAAGTTAATTCACAGGCGCTAACGAATTTAGGTGGCCCAGTGTTATCAAAAGCTTACTATGGAAAAGATTACAAACAAAATACAAGTTTAGACTATTTAAAAGCATTATATGGGCAACCAATTGCAGCGGGTCCATATAAATTTGAAAAATATGTTCCAGGTCAAGAAGTACGCTTTGTTGCTAACGAACATTATTATGCAGGTAAACCAAAAATTAAAAACTTTATTTATAAAATCACATCAGGTGATACTGGATTCCAATTATTCCAAACCGGTGAACTGGACTATAGTGGATTTAGAGCGAATCCTGAGAATATAGACCAATTAAAAGGATTAGAGTTTGCAAATATTAATCTTGAATCATCAAGTGATATTGCTTATATCTATGTAAATAATAAGAAGTCGTATTTGAAAGATAAAAAGGTACGCCAAGCACTTACTTATGGATTAGACCGTAAGAAGTATGTGGATACAGCTTTACAAGGATATGGCTCTGTTGCTAACGTACCAATTGCTCCAGTTTCATGGGCATATACAGAAGAAGGTATTAATAAATATCCGCACGACGTAGAAAAGGCTAAAAAATTATTGGATGAGGCTGGTTGGAAAGTAGGTTCTGACGGGGTTCGTGAAAAAGATGGTCAAAAATTAAAATTAACATACTACGCATCAAATACAGGTAAAACAAATGATATCTTTATTCCGATTGCAAAAGAAAGTTACAAAGAAATTGGTGTTGAATTAAATCCAGAGTTGATGGACTTTAATACGATGCTTTCAAAAGTAGGAAAAGGTGACTACGATTTAGCAGCAGTTTCAACACCAGGGATTAGTGATCCAAGTGAAGTTGTAAGTGAGTACTTATCAACTAATCCAAAAAGTGATACGGGTTATAATAATCCGAAAGTAGACGATTTGATTGTAAAAGGTATAGGAACGACAGATATTGAAAAACGTAAAGCGATTTATAAAGAGCTGTATAAAGAGTTAAGTGATGATCCACCAGTTATTTTATTAAACTATCGTAAACTACTTTATGCTCATAATGCGCGTATAAAAGGGATTGATCCAGAAAAGTACGATGGCATCAGTTCCAACTTACCAGTGTTATCTATTGAACAATAA
- a CDS encoding ABC transporter permease — MKTYIIRRFLQMIPTLFGTSIIIFFLFALLPGDYIDSNPKLTPERAQELRELYGLNKPIIERYFHWLVNALHGDFGFSLQYQEPVTSLLNKFIWNTFIVAVAALFFTWIIALIIGVISATKQHSWFDRLVTIGVFAAMSFPSFFIGLFLIKLLAVDLKLLPIGGMIDIGSNSTGIAYILEVLRHMILPVFILTLLGVGSLTRYFRTGMLDVVRQDYIRTARAKGLKERTVIYKHALKNAILPAITLLAFELPGLFSGAIIIEQIFNWPGIGSIQLEALNFRDYTVLMAFTMFLSCLTIMANFLADIVYAFVDPRIRLK, encoded by the coding sequence GTGAAAACATATATCATTCGTAGGTTCCTTCAAATGATCCCTACATTGTTTGGTACATCTATTATTATTTTTTTCTTATTTGCACTTTTGCCGGGAGATTATATTGATTCAAATCCGAAGTTAACACCAGAGAGAGCCCAAGAATTAAGGGAATTATACGGCTTAAACAAACCGATTATTGAAAGGTATTTTCATTGGTTAGTGAATGCTTTGCATGGTGATTTTGGATTTTCTTTACAGTACCAAGAACCGGTAACTTCATTACTTAATAAATTCATTTGGAATACATTTATTGTTGCTGTTGCAGCTTTATTTTTCACTTGGATTATTGCTCTTATTATTGGGGTTATTTCTGCAACAAAGCAGCATTCTTGGTTTGATAGATTGGTAACAATTGGTGTTTTTGCAGCAATGTCATTTCCATCATTCTTTATCGGACTATTTTTAATTAAATTATTAGCAGTTGATTTAAAGTTACTACCTATTGGTGGCATGATTGATATTGGGAGTAACTCAACAGGGATAGCATACATATTAGAAGTATTACGTCACATGATTCTACCTGTGTTTATTTTAACGCTTCTTGGTGTAGGGTCGTTAACACGATATTTTAGAACCGGCATGTTGGATGTTGTTAGGCAAGATTATATTCGTACTGCTCGTGCAAAAGGTTTAAAAGAAAGAACTGTTATTTATAAACATGCATTGAAAAATGCAATTTTACCAGCAATTACATTACTTGCTTTTGAATTACCAGGTTTATTTTCAGGAGCTATTATTATTGAACAGATTTTTAACTGGCCAGGGATTGGGAGTATTCAATTAGAAGCATTAAACTTCCGTGATTATACGGTATTAATGGCCTTTACGATGTTTCTTTCTTGTTTAACCATTATGGCTAATTTCTTAGCTGATATTGTATATGCGTTTGTTGATCCAAGAATTCGATTGAAGTAA
- the opp4C gene encoding oligopeptide ABC transporter permease: protein METITPIIEKKKERKKRNESSPWRQAYKKIKKNKMALYGLYVLIFMFLFSFIGPIFSPYADGKVQVTQINKPPSLSHWLGTDQLGRDILTRLMQAGRISLTIGLASMLLSVILGALLGAIAGFYRGVVDHLIMRVADVLMSIPGLPLLIIMGAILSEWKLPSEYRLYVVMIILSLVGWPGLARLVRGQILTLREQAFMQAADVLGLKDSRKIIHHLIPNVFPLLIVVATLGVAGSILSESALSYLGLGVVPPTPSWGNMISAANSLIDFQKRPWLWIPPGFAIFITVVSINLLGDALRDALDPKMRR, encoded by the coding sequence ATGGAGACTATTACACCAATAATAGAGAAAAAGAAAGAACGAAAAAAGAGAAACGAATCATCACCATGGCGCCAAGCGTATAAAAAAATCAAGAAAAATAAGATGGCATTGTATGGCTTATACGTTTTAATATTCATGTTTTTATTTAGTTTTATCGGTCCAATCTTTTCACCGTATGCTGATGGGAAAGTACAAGTAACACAAATTAATAAACCACCCAGCCTATCACATTGGCTTGGAACCGACCAGTTGGGACGGGATATTTTAACTAGACTTATGCAAGCGGGACGTATCTCACTAACGATTGGTTTAGCGTCGATGCTACTATCCGTTATACTAGGAGCTCTATTAGGAGCGATTGCTGGTTTTTATCGAGGGGTTGTAGATCATTTAATTATGCGTGTTGCGGATGTGTTAATGTCCATTCCGGGATTACCGCTACTTATTATAATGGGGGCAATTCTGTCAGAATGGAAATTACCATCGGAATACCGTTTATATGTTGTAATGATTATTTTAAGTTTAGTAGGATGGCCAGGACTTGCTCGTCTTGTGAGGGGACAAATTTTAACATTGCGGGAGCAAGCCTTTATGCAAGCAGCAGATGTATTAGGATTAAAGGATTCTCGGAAAATTATCCATCATTTAATTCCTAACGTCTTTCCGTTGCTTATTGTTGTAGCAACTTTGGGTGTGGCTGGATCTATTTTAAGTGAATCAGCACTAAGTTACTTAGGTCTCGGCGTCGTCCCACCTACACCATCATGGGGGAATATGATTAGCGCAGCTAACTCATTAATTGATTTCCAAAAGCGGCCGTGGTTATGGATTCCGCCTGGTTTCGCAATCTTTATAACAGTTGTATCAATTAATTTACTTGGTGATGCACTTCGTGATGCGTTAGATCCAAAGATGAGACGGTAG
- a CDS encoding ABC transporter ATP-binding protein has translation MSRAVVELKDLQTHFQTEEGTVKAVNHVSFAVREGETVCVVGESGCGKSVTALSIMGLIAESGRVVGGDILYEGKSLLGMKEKELRSLRGNDIAMIFQEPMTSLNPVFTVGEQIVETLREHELLSKNEAYKKAIELIRKVGIARADEIVHSYPHELSGGMLQRIMIAVALSCNPKLLIADEPTTALDVTIQAQILDLLRQIKEEFKTSILLITHDLGVVAEMADYVVVMYGGKVIEEAPVLEIFQNPKHPYTKGLLKSKPVMGKRIDKLYSIPGQVPNLVGLDEFCYFSGRCEHCMEICKEEAPNLNVHDENHKVACWLYEERAEQ, from the coding sequence ATGAGTAGAGCGGTAGTAGAACTGAAAGATTTACAAACACACTTTCAGACAGAAGAAGGGACAGTAAAGGCTGTAAACCATGTTAGTTTTGCTGTTCGAGAAGGTGAAACGGTTTGTGTAGTAGGTGAATCGGGTTGCGGGAAAAGTGTAACAGCTTTATCTATTATGGGACTTATTGCTGAATCCGGCAGAGTAGTAGGTGGAGATATTTTATATGAAGGAAAAAGTCTTTTAGGAATGAAAGAGAAGGAGCTTCGTAGTTTGCGAGGTAATGATATTGCGATGATTTTCCAAGAACCGATGACATCGCTGAATCCGGTCTTCACTGTAGGAGAGCAAATTGTAGAAACGTTAAGGGAACATGAATTACTTAGTAAAAATGAAGCGTATAAGAAAGCAATTGAATTAATTCGTAAAGTCGGCATTGCTCGTGCGGATGAAATCGTCCATTCTTATCCGCACGAACTGAGCGGCGGGATGTTACAACGTATTATGATTGCTGTTGCACTTAGTTGTAATCCTAAGTTATTAATTGCTGATGAGCCGACAACGGCTCTTGATGTTACGATTCAAGCCCAAATATTAGACTTATTAAGGCAAATAAAAGAGGAATTTAAAACATCAATTTTATTAATTACACATGATTTAGGCGTTGTAGCAGAAATGGCTGATTACGTTGTCGTTATGTATGGTGGGAAAGTTATTGAAGAAGCACCAGTACTAGAGATATTCCAAAATCCGAAACACCCGTACACGAAAGGATTGTTGAAATCAAAACCAGTGATGGGAAAACGAATAGATAAACTATATTCTATTCCAGGGCAAGTTCCTAATTTAGTTGGTTTGGATGAGTTTTGCTACTTTAGCGGTCGTTGTGAGCATTGTATGGAAATATGTAAAGAAGAAGCGCCAAATCTGAATGTACATGATGAGAATCATAAAGTAGCTTGCTGGTTATATGAGGAGCGTGCGGAACAATGA
- a CDS encoding ABC transporter ATP-binding protein, with translation MSEPLLEVKNLKTYFPIKGGIFSRTVGHVKAVDGVSFTINKGEVFGLVGESGSGKTTIGKTILRLVQKTEGEVKFKGHDVHSLSKEELRKNRPNMQLVFQDPFSSLNPRMRIGEALGEPMLAHGLATKENVREKVTEVLELCGLAPYHIDRYPHEFSGGQRQRIVIARAMVLNPEFIVADEPVAALDVSIQAQIINLFSELQEKKGLSYLFISHDLSVVEHLCTKIGIMYLGTIVETAPRDELFTNPLHPYTKALLSAVPIPDPTVKRERIILEGDIPSPANPPSGCRFHTRCPFATDVCKKTVPEFRNVGGDHFVACHHV, from the coding sequence ATGAGTGAACCATTATTAGAAGTAAAAAACTTAAAAACATATTTTCCGATTAAAGGCGGCATATTTAGTAGAACAGTTGGACATGTAAAAGCAGTTGATGGAGTAAGTTTTACTATTAATAAAGGCGAAGTGTTCGGTCTCGTTGGTGAATCAGGAAGTGGAAAAACGACGATAGGAAAAACCATTTTACGTCTCGTCCAAAAAACGGAGGGGGAAGTGAAGTTTAAAGGACACGATGTTCATTCTTTATCAAAAGAGGAATTAAGAAAAAACCGTCCTAATATGCAGCTTGTGTTTCAAGATCCATTTAGCTCATTAAATCCGAGAATGAGAATTGGAGAAGCGCTTGGAGAGCCAATGTTAGCCCACGGATTAGCGACGAAAGAAAATGTGCGTGAAAAGGTGACAGAAGTATTAGAGTTATGTGGCTTAGCTCCATACCATATTGACCGGTACCCTCATGAGTTTTCTGGTGGACAACGTCAGCGTATTGTTATCGCAAGAGCTATGGTATTAAACCCAGAATTTATTGTAGCTGACGAACCTGTGGCAGCACTAGATGTATCTATTCAAGCACAGATCATTAATTTATTTAGTGAGTTACAGGAGAAAAAGGGATTATCTTATTTATTCATTTCACATGATTTAAGTGTAGTCGAACATTTATGTACGAAAATCGGAATTATGTATTTAGGTACGATTGTGGAGACAGCACCGCGTGATGAGTTATTTACGAATCCACTTCATCCGTATACAAAAGCATTGTTATCGGCTGTGCCAATACCAGATCCAACAGTGAAGCGAGAGCGAATTATATTGGAAGGGGATATTCCAAGCCCAGCAAATCCACCTTCGGGTTGTCGCTTTCATACGCGATGCCCGTTTGCAACAGATGTTTGTAAAAAAACAGTACCAGAATTTCGTAATGTTGGTGGAGATCACTTTGTTGCTTGTCACCATGTATAA
- a CDS encoding Cof-type HAD-IIB family hydrolase, producing the protein MKLIALDMDGTLLSSNLEISKENLQAIQTAQKAGHIVMICSGRAKEDALKLLEEYKLSLPVGASNGAIVYVDGKVINSRCIQNDKVYKLAKLLESEGFPYKLYTNRGVYSPYTWQDQVMQAFEENKHALDVTLEELERITEKQKKSNLITDFKKIEDVVNNQELEISKFFILTFNAAHRAQLLSMLQEDTDIMVTASAPTNLEIMDKNGHKGNGLKQMAAHFNIPIEDTVAIGDNFNDVPMLEVAGLSVAMGNAEEDVKKLCDVVTLTNNEHGVAHAIEQFVLKQTSSSK; encoded by the coding sequence TTGAAATTAATCGCATTAGATATGGATGGTACACTACTATCATCTAATCTTGAAATCTCCAAAGAAAACCTACAAGCAATCCAAACTGCACAAAAAGCTGGTCATATTGTAATGATTTGTTCTGGTCGTGCGAAAGAGGATGCTTTAAAGCTATTGGAAGAATATAAATTATCTCTTCCAGTCGGAGCAAGCAATGGGGCTATTGTTTATGTGGATGGAAAAGTAATTAACTCGCGTTGTATACAAAACGACAAAGTGTACAAACTTGCAAAATTACTAGAATCTGAAGGTTTCCCATATAAGCTATATACAAATAGAGGAGTTTATTCTCCATATACATGGCAAGATCAAGTGATGCAAGCGTTCGAAGAAAATAAGCATGCGCTCGATGTTACATTAGAGGAACTTGAACGAATTACCGAAAAGCAAAAGAAATCGAACCTAATTACTGATTTCAAAAAAATAGAAGATGTTGTGAATAACCAAGAACTAGAAATATCTAAATTCTTCATTTTAACGTTTAATGCAGCGCATCGGGCACAGCTATTAAGTATGTTACAAGAAGACACTGATATTATGGTTACAGCATCTGCCCCTACTAATTTAGAAATTATGGATAAGAACGGGCATAAAGGGAATGGACTGAAACAAATGGCAGCCCACTTTAATATACCAATTGAAGATACAGTTGCTATCGGTGACAATTTTAACGATGTACCCATGTTAGAAGTAGCTGGTTTATCAGTTGCAATGGGAAATGCTGAAGAAGATGTAAAAAAACTATGTGATGTTGTAACATTAACAAACAATGAACATGGTGTTGCTCATGCAATCGAGCAATTTGTATTGAAACAAACTTCATCTAGTAAATGA
- a CDS encoding DUF3948 family protein, with the protein MKEQVLQVTKGDFVGSASGAVVLTALIVFLSSVLV; encoded by the coding sequence ATGAAAGAGCAAGTATTACAAGTAACAAAAGGTGACTTCGTAGGATCAGCAAGTGGAGCAGTAGTATTAACAGCGTTAATCGTATTTCTATCAAGCGTATTAGTATAA
- a CDS encoding DUF3948 family protein gives MKNMKEQVLQVTKGDFVGSASGAVVLTALIVFLSSVLV, from the coding sequence ATGAAAAATATGAAAGAGCAAGTATTACAAGTAACAAAAGGTGACTTCGTAGGATCAGCAAGTGGAGCAGTAGTATTAACAGCATTAATCGTATTTCTATCAAGTGTATTAGTGTAA
- a CDS encoding DUF3948 family protein, with protein sequence MNSEQVLQVTKTDLLGSLGGAVVLTSFILFLANVLV encoded by the coding sequence ATGAACAGTGAACAAGTGTTACAAGTAACAAAAACAGATTTATTAGGATCGTTAGGTGGAGCGGTAGTATTAACATCATTTATTCTATTCCTTGCAAATGTATTAGTATGA